A single window of Gossypium hirsutum isolate 1008001.06 chromosome A10, Gossypium_hirsutum_v2.1, whole genome shotgun sequence DNA harbors:
- the LOC121208025 gene encoding uncharacterized protein codes for MGRGHRAPGRCTNQTEVRQSALAYAARCQEDRDALDVITCSTHFYVASSISENLGISIECNSSEINVLSPLGQFVQVNRRYRNVLLEVQGTVLLANLMELPFWEFDLIFGMDCERQYYFSNVISTLVAGKLVRKGCEAYLAYVSVSVSKNSSVRDIRTVREFSDVFTEELPALVSIASYCMASKELIKLEAQLQELLDRGFIRPSMSP; via the exons ACCAGGTAGATGTACTAATCAGACTGAGGTGAGGCAGTCTGCTCTAGCTTATGCTGCTCGATGCCAAGAGGACAGAGACGCCCTTGATGTGATCACAT gttctacacacttCTATGTAGCTAGTTCTATTTCAGagaacttagggatttctattgAGTGTAATTCCAGTGAGATTAATGTACTGAGTCCGTTAGGACAATTTGTTCAGGTAAATAGACGTTATAGGAATGTTTTGTTGGAAGTACAAGGGACTGTGCTTCTGGCAAATCTAATGGAGCTACCGTTTTGGGAGTTTGACTTAATTtttggtatggactg TGAGCGCCAATATTACTTCTCTAATGTAATCTCCACTCTAGTGGCTGGGAAATTGGTTCGGAAAGGGTGTGAGGCATATTTGGCTTACGTCAGTGTTTCAGTATCTAAAAACTCTTCTGTCAGGGATATCCGAACAGTAAGGGAATTTTCAGATGTCTTTACCgaggagttaccgg CTTTGGTGTCCATTGCTTCATACTGTATGGCATCGAAGGAGCTTATAAAGCTTGAAGCCCAACTTCAAGAGCTTCTGGATCGTGGTTTCATCCGTCCTAGTATGTCTCCGTAA